The Candidatus Desulfarcum epimagneticum DNA segment TCCTCGTGGCCCATCGGCCCCCGTAGCTCAGTGGATAGAGCAATGGATTCCTAATCCATGCGCCGCAAGTTCGATTCTTGCCGGGGGCGCCACCCCTTTCCTTTCCAGAAAAACAAAAAACCCCAGCGTTCGCCGGGGCCGGACATGTTTCAAACAACCCGTAAAAAAAGACGCCATGCTATCCATTTGCCGGAAGTTTGTCAACCGGTTTTGTGGGATCGTTTTTTTAAAACAGACGGCGCGTTTACTTTCAAATTTTTTGTTTGCGTTTTCATTCGTTTCTTCTTATACTTTCGCATGATATCAAACCATTGTGGAGCCGTAGGCTGGGTTGAGGAACGAAACCCAACATTGCATGTAAATGGATGAAATATATTGGGTTACGCTTCGCTTGACCCAACCTGCGAGCTGATTGGCGAATAAAAATTTTCAAAAATGGACGATAAACTTCGTACGGAATACGACCTGAAGAGCTTAAAATTGAGGAAAGTGGGTCCCAAACGAAAACAATTTGGCGGTCCAACAGCGCCTATAGAAGCAGACGTGGCTGAAGTATTCCCTGATTCTGAATCGATCAATGAGGCTCTTCGATTTCTAATTCGAATCACAAAAGAGAACAAATCAGCCCTTTATAGATCAACACCCACAGCATCAACAGCCGAACCAAACGGTTGACCGGACCGGTGTTTACTCCGCCGCGCTCCGGAAACCCCGGCACGTTCAAAGATCATGGCAAAAACAACAAAATATTTGATTGTGGTCGAAAAAACAAAGACAGGTTTTTCGGCTTATTCACCGGACATTGACGGTTGTATTGCCACTGGCGCCACAACGGAAGAAGTCGAAAAGAATATAAAAGAGGCTTTAGAGTTTCACTTAGAAGGTTTGGCTTCAGGGTTTCGCCAGTCGGACCAAACCAATTGATTGATTTTTTTACAATAACATGTTAAAAATGTCTTCAGTTTGGTCTTAGAACCCCCTTTTTTGATGACCAAAATACATAGATATAATGAGGCAAACCCCATGCCTGAACTTGCCCGCTTTTTTGGCATTATTGTTTGCATGTACGCGGAAGTCGGACTTCCGCATCATCGGCCCCACTTTCATGTATATTATCAGAATCAATCCGCTGTATACGCTATTGATCCTATAGAAATGATAGGCGGAGCGCTATCTCGAAAGCAACAACGGCTTGTGGAAGCATGGGCGGAAATACATCAAGGCGAATTGCTGGAAAATTGGGAACGCCTGCAATCAGGGCGACTTCCGGTTAAGGTCGCGCCCCTTCGATGAAAGGAAATCACAATGTCTCATGAGGTTCATAAAATTGTTGATTTTGATATCATTAAACCATTTACGCTGCGGATAAAATTTGATGATGAAACGGAACGGTCAATAGACTTTCGTAATGTGCTGAAGGGTTCATTATACGGGCCATTAGAAAACGAAAGTGTATTTAATCAAGTTGAGATAAATCCTGAAATACACACCCTGGTGTGGCCAAATGGCGCGGATTTTGACCCGGAGACTTTATATAATTGGCCAAAATACGCCAAAAAAATGGAGCAAATGGCAAGAGAAAACTGGAGTATGGAAAAAGTCGCATAATGGATTGCAACGTCGCAGGTTGGGTTGAGGAACGAAACCCAACATTGCATGTAAAGGTTTCGCCGGTTTGGTTTCGCCAGTCGGACCAAACCAATTGATTGATTTTTTTACAATAACATGTTAAAAATGTCTTCAGTTTAGTCTTAGAACCCCCTTTTTGATGACCAAAACACAGTTTTAAGGAACGATTTGGAACGAAATATGGGTGAATAATTGGCGCGTGCGAACAGACATCATCTTAAAGGCCATATTTGGCATATTACCCATCGCTGCCATAAAAGGGAATTTTTACTTAAATTCTCAAAAGACAAACTCCGGTGGCTCAAATGGTTATTTGAAGCCAAAAAGAGATTTGGTCTTTGCATTCTAAATTATACAGTCACATCAAACCACGTTCACTTGCTTGTGCTTGATGAAAAAAAAGATGTCATTCCAAAATCAATTCAATTAATAGCGGGAAGAACAGCTCGCGAATATAATCAACGGAAAAAAAGAAGAGGCGCGTTTTGGGAAGACAGATATCATGCGACCGCTGTTGATACGAGTATTTATTTGATTCAATGTCTGACTTATATTGATTTGAACATGCTTAGAGCCTGTGTGATACAACATCCTTCAGAATGGAAATATGGCGGTTACAATGAGATTCAAAATCCAAAACAAAGATATGCTTTGATAAACAAACAAAAATTAGCCGATTTGCTTGGGATATCTGATTGTGAACATGGTTTGCGCGCAACGCATAAATCATGGGTGAAAGAAAAATTAAAACAAGGATTGCTTTATCGTGATTCTGCCTGGACAGAGAGTGTCGCTGTTGGCGGCAAAGAATTTGTTGAAAGGGTTAAATTCAAATTGGGCACAAATGCAATTGGACGAAAAATAGTCGCCAATAAAAATAATTTTGAAATTAGGGAAGAACAAGAACCTTACAATACTGTTTTGGGGGCTGAAAAGGCCTTCCTAAGCCCAAAAAATATGTATTTTTGGAATGTTTATCCTGAAAATACAATATGATAGTTTGGTCCGACTGGAAGATGGCCCAGCGTCGAAAAACCCGTTAATGATATTGCTGAATTCAAAGGATTGATATTGGGGATCCTCGCAGATAAAGAAGTTAATTATAAGGAAGCCTATT contains these protein-coding regions:
- a CDS encoding hypothetical protein (Evidence 5 : Unknown function) → MAKTTKYLIVVEKTKTGFSAYSPDIDGCIATGATTEEVEKNIKEALEFHLEGLASGFRQSDQTN
- a CDS encoding conserved hypothetical protein (Evidence 4 : Unknown function but conserved in other organisms) — protein: MVLEPPFLMTKIHRYNEANPMPELARFFGIIVCMYAEVGLPHHRPHFHVYYQNQSAVYAIDPIEMIGGALSRKQQRLVEAWAEIHQGELLENWERLQSGRLPVKVAPLR
- a CDS encoding conserved hypothetical protein (Evidence 4 : Unknown function but conserved in other organisms) yields the protein MSHEVHKIVDFDIIKPFTLRIKFDDETERSIDFRNVLKGSLYGPLENESVFNQVEINPEIHTLVWPNGADFDPETLYNWPKYAKKMEQMARENWSMEKVA
- a CDS encoding conserved hypothetical protein (Evidence 4 : Unknown function but conserved in other organisms), whose protein sequence is MARANRHHLKGHIWHITHRCHKREFLLKFSKDKLRWLKWLFEAKKRFGLCILNYTVTSNHVHLLVLDEKKDVIPKSIQLIAGRTAREYNQRKKRRGAFWEDRYHATAVDTSIYLIQCLTYIDLNMLRACVIQHPSEWKYGGYNEIQNPKQRYALINKQKLADLLGISDCEHGLRATHKSWVKEKLKQGLLYRDSAWTESVAVGGKEFVERVKFKLGTNAIGRKIVANKNNFEIREEQEPYNTVLGAEKAFLSPKNMYFWNVYPENTI